A region of the Oncorhynchus clarkii lewisi isolate Uvic-CL-2024 chromosome 4, UVic_Ocla_1.0, whole genome shotgun sequence genome:
CCTGGACAGGATGCGTGTGTAGGCCCACCCTGTGGTGAAACAGCGCAGGAACACTGGCAGCTCTTCCTggtggctacacacacacacacacacacacactttaggtTTGGCTGGCTTATGGCTGTCAACCAATGTCAATGATAATGTTGCTTATCAAGcgattattgtgtgtgtgtgtgtgtgtgtggggggggggttgcattTGGCTGTGCAGACCAATGTGAAATCCGCATGGCCACATATCAAAGATTGACAAAGAGGGATGAATATGCCGCTAGTGGTCACCACCTGAGGTCGTACGTCTTGCTCGTCTCCTGCCAGGTCGTCTTGGCTGCAGTGTAAAGTCCCAGAGCGTCCTCCCAGTGGCCTGTCTGCATGGCTGTGATCACCTCTTGCAGCGCTCGCATCGCCGCCTCATACCTGACACAACAGGACAGAGAGGCGCTGAGTCCAACGACACATTTATCGGTCACGTACGCTGTTTTTTGTTGCAGACGTTATCACCCGGTGAGGGGAAAGGCTGTTGTTTCCAGCTCCCAAAAATGAAGCAATATCTAGCAACACAATAATAATAACACGCAATCTAAAAGTTAAAAAGAACAAAGACATTAAGACAGAAATATTAGAAGTCTGGGACCCAGAGTCGTGAGATAATTAATACATCTACACCAAGTTGGACAAAAAAATAATGAGGAACACCTGACCAGGTGAGTTATTATCCCTCATTGAtgccacctgttaaatccacttcaatcagtgtagatgaaggggaagagacaggttaaagaaggagttttaagccttgagagaattgagacatggattgtgtatgtgtgccattcagagggtgaatgggcaagacaaaatatttaagtgccttcgaacagagtatggtagtaggtgccaggagcaccagtttgtgtcaagaactgcaaagctgctgtttttttcacgctcaacagtttcccgtttgtattaagaatggtccacccacccaaaggacatccaaccaacttgacacaactgtgggaaacattggagtcaacatggagcagcatccctgtggaatgctttcaacaccttgtagagtcccatgccctgacgaattgaggcctttctgaggacaaaagggggtgcaactcaatattaggaaagtgttcttaatgttttgacaCTCAGTGTAAATGTTAATGGCGTATATAGACAGAAGGGACAGTATATATGAATTGAAGAGTTATGTACATCAGtaattatataggatgagcctggACTATTTACCTATTATTTACCTATTACCGACGTGGTAACAAACCCTCACCTCACGACCCCAAATTGTTCACACTGCTCTTGTTGGCGGAGAgaacatttttgcagttttaaagttaatgtcctgtaattctacacattttgcataggacagagattttttgttgttgttgttgttgttgttgctgttttaaaagctaatttcctgcaattctgatATGACACCAGGGATCGAAgcgagtaaaaaaaaatatattattgtcaTCGGGACCCGCGGTCCGTATTGACCCTGTTCTGGGTACGAATCAGGACCGCGTTCCGCCAGTTGAGCATATACAGTGCCATCAAAAAGTAATCACATCCCttgacacattttgttgtatttcaAAGTGGGACTAAAATAGATTTAATTGTCATCGTCAACGATCTACAAAAAAATACTGTAATGTAAAAGCGGAAGAAAAattataatatttaaaaaaattataataataatttaatctaACGACCAATATGTTGATTAGAAAAGTAGTCCACCCACTTAGTCAAtgttagggctcccgagtggcgctgcggtctaaggcactgcagtgcttgaaacatcactacagacaccctggttcaaatccaggctcagGTGTCGactgggattgggagtcccatagggcggctcacaattggcccagcgtcgtccggatttggccggtgtagaccgccattgtaaataagaatttgttcttaaaggtTAAATGTAAATAACAAAAATGTTAGAAGcaccctttggcaaatcagacaacgcctcctgctcctccccgccaataggcagaaacttaagcaggaagcacccgtgGAAAGGAGTGTGCCTGACTGTTCAACATTGGTCTGACTGTTTTGATCACTGTTTTGATCAAGGTTGCGGGCCGTCAAACTTATTCAAACCAAACCGTGGATAGATAGCAACACAGTTTTtatttaaatctgcttgaaaatctatggcaagacctgaaaatggttgttaaTAACCAATTTTACAGAGCTTGAGGAATTCTGAAAAAAATAATGGGCACattttgcacaatccaggtgtgtaaagctcttagagacttacccagaaagactcacaggttCGGAGCCATCTTGTTAATATTGGCAGAATGTGTGCCAGAGTCTGGTCTAATGGTAGCGCTGCTGATTACGGACTACATATCCGCCTGGTGTCTAGGCCcttcatgtctgtgtgtgcccCTTCTAcatgcatctccctctctcctttctgatctttaagcaataaggcatgaaaAGCCCATGGATTATTGTAAGAATAACACCaggactaagggctgttcttagtcaCGACGGGAAGCAGGGGAATGGTGGAGacggcaacaacaaaaaatggcaCCATTGTTGCACAGATCAGAGAGGCAggcagcaaggtttatacaaacccTTACAGTTGCAGCCCAAAAAAATCTTATCTAGGTACTTTTTTTTCCAGGGGACATGAAGTTCATGAATTGCCTGCATggggctgtgggacagtggatgtGCATTGAACTGTTAACAGGCATTACCCATAACTCCCTCCTATCAATCAATCAACATCTAGGACCCAAACATCCCCATTTTATAATAACACTTAGATAGCTTATGAAACGCACACctaaataaacaaacatttgaGGTTGATCAATCAGTGTCCACAGCACTGACCAATGAGATCTGACCCAAATACACTGTAAATCTATGCTCTAACCTGATAAGATCTTCtctatccaggaacagtttggctCTGCGCTGTACGGTGTAGTCAGGGAAGGCCAGTCGGCCAGAGTTGACCAGTAGGATGGTGTAGAGCTGACCCTGACCCCCTCcggccgtctcctcctcctccagaccatctgtcagggagaagaggaggaggacgcgAGAGAACACAGCCCTGGGGCCGCGATGCAGACGTACACAGGAACCAGCTAGCTGCTTCGccctggagaggagagattaTTAGTGTAGGAGTGTGCCTGAGGACGGTTGTGTGTTTAAGGCAGCTGACCTCGTCACATATGCAATCCCCTGCCTGCGTAGGAACGAATGCCTGTCCCAATGTAACGCCCGTCTGTACACTTTATCCCATTCCATCAGTGTCCCATTCCGTCAGTCTCCCATTCCGTCAGTCACCCATTCCATCAGTCCCCCATTCCATCAGTCACCCATTCCATCAGTCCCCCATTCCATCAGTCCCCCATTCCATCAGTCTCCCATTCCATCAGTCTCCCATTCCATCAGTCTCACAATCCATCAGTCCCCCATACCATCAGTCCCCCATTCCATCAGTCTCCCATTCCATCAGTCCCCCATTCCATCAGTCCCCCATTCCATCAGTCTCCCATTCCATCAGTCCCCCATTCCATCagtctcccattccatctgtcccCCATTCCGTCAGTCTCCCATTCCATCAGTCTCCCATTCCATCAGTCCCCCATACCATCAGTCCCCCATTCCATCAGTCTCCCATTCCATCAGTCCCCCATACCATCAGTCCCCCATTCCATCAGTCCCCCATTCCATCAGTCTCCCATTCCATCAGTCTCCCATTCCATCAGTCCCCCATACCATCAGTCCCCCATTCCATCAGTCCCCCATTCCATCAGTCCCCCATTCCATCAGTCCCCCATTCCATCAGTCTCCCATTCCATCAGTCTCCCATTCCATCAGTCTCCCATTCCATCAGTCTCACAATCCATCAGTCCCCCATACCATCAGTCCCCCATTCCATCAGTCTCCCATTCCATCAGTCCCCCATTCCATCAGTCCCCCATTCCATCAGTCTCCCATTCCATCAGTCCCCCATTCCATCagtctcccattccatctgtcccCCATTCCGTCAGTCTCCCATTCCATCAGTCTCCCATTCCATCAGTCTCCCATTCCATCAGTCCCCCATACCATCAGTCCCCCATTCCATCAGTCTCCCATTCCATCAGTCCCCCATACCATCAGTCCCCCATTCCATCAGTCTCCCATTCCATCAGTCTCCCATTCCATCAGTCCCCCATACCATCAGTCCCCCATTCCATCAGTCCCCCATTCCATCAGTCCCCCATTCCATCAGTCCCCCATTCCATCAGTCTCCCATTCCATCAGTCTCCCATTCCATCAGTCTCCCATTCCATCAGTCTCACAATCCATCAGTCCCCCATACCATCAGTCCCCCATTCCATCAGTCTCCCATTCCATCAGTCCCCCATTCCATCAGTCCCCCATTCCATCAGTCTCCCATTCCATCAGTCCCCCATTCCATCAGTCTCCCATTCCATCAGTCCCCCATTCCATCAGTCTCCCATTCCATCAGTCCCCCATTCCATCAGTCCCCCATTCCATCAGTCCCCCATTCCATCAGTCCCCCATTCCATCAGTCCCCCATTCCATCAGTCTTTCATTCCATCAGTCCCCCATTCCATCAGTCCCCCATTCCATCtgtctcccattccatctgtgtcccattccatctgtcCCCCATTCCATCAGTCCCCCATTCCATTAGTCTCCCATTCCATCagtctcccattccatctgtgtCCCATTCCATCTGTGTCCCATTCCATCAGTCCCCCATTCCATCAGTCTTTCATTCCATCAGTCCCCCATTCCATCAGTCCCCCATTCCATCAGTCTCCCATTCCATCAGTCCCCCATTCCATCAGTCCCCCATTCCATCAGTCCCCCATTCCATCAGTCTTTCATTCCATCAGTCCCCCATAACATCAGTCCCCCATTCCATCtgtctcccattccatctgtgtcccattccatctgtgtcccattccatctgtcCCCCATTCCATCAGTCCCCCATTCCATTagtctcccattccatctgtctcccattccatctgtgtcccattccatctgtcCCCCATACCATCtgtctcccattccatctgtctcccattccatctgtctccCATTCCATCagtctcccattccatctgtgtCCCATTCCATCTGTGTCCCATTCCATCTGTGTCCCATTCCATCAGTCCCCCATTCCATCAGTCCCCCATTCCATCAGTCCCCCATTCCATCTGTGTCCCATTCCATCTGTGTCCCATTCCATCTGTGTCCCATTCCATCAGTGTCCCATTCCATCTGTGTCCCATTCCATCAGTCCCCCATTCCATCAGTCCCCCATTCCATCAGTCCCCCATTCCATCtgtctcccattccatctgtctccCATTCCATCAGTCCCCCATTCCATCAGTCCCCCATTCCATCTGTCCCCCATTCCATCagtctcccattccatctgtctcccattccatctgtgtCCCATTCCATCTGTGTCCCATTCCATCTGTGTCCCATTCCATCTGTGTCCCATTCCATCTGTGTCCCATTCCATCAGTCTCCCATTCCATCAGTCTCCCATTCCATCagtctcccattccatctgtctcccattccatctgtgtCCCATGCACTAATGTCTATCCCTttcaatgaaaataaaataaaaggccAGCAGAAAAAGGGTGGGACATAATGGCTGTGAATGACTCTAGAATATGTCACTAgagcccctcccctctcacctctttAGTATGACAGTCCCAATGTTGTTCTGTCCAGGGGCCAGGGCGAACAGAGACCTCTGTCTGCTCAGCTTCAGGAGTCCCTCCACCAGCTGATGTTTCTGGGTACCAGACCCAGGACCCCCCAGGTGGAACGTCTTAGCCAGGCTACGAAGCTCCGGGGCGGGCAGCAGGTCCAGCACCTCCCCAAGCTCCTGGAGGTCACTGTCTGGAAAACAGTTGAGGATGTTGGGCATTGGATGGTAGGGGTTGGTTAGGGATGAACATTTGAGTGACTTCCCACTGTTAGCGTGACCATTAACACAACACACTCAAGAAGCACAGTCAATACTGACTCAGTAAAGACATGTCTGCATCCAGGGCTTCAGCACCTCTAGATCCCTGGAAGGCAGTAGAAATGCACTTAGCCATTCACTACATTAGCATTTAGCATAATACCATTCAAGACCTTTCAACAATTAGCATTTAGCGTAATACCATTCAAGACCTTTCAACAATTAGCATTTAGCATAATACCAATCAAGACCTTTCAACAATTAGCATTTAGCATAATCCCATTGAAGTCCATTCATTCAACTGTTGGTAGGAAGCTTCCTTTCACCGGGTCCTGAGCTACAAGTCCTAGATCAGCCTAGTGTTAGCATAACACCATTCAAGTCCATTCAACAGTTAGCATGTAGCATAAAACAATTCCAGCCCAATCATTCACCTGTCTGTAGGAAACCTCCTTCCACCAGCTCCTGAGCTACAGGTCCCAGGTCAGTGCTAATCTCATTATAGTTTAGCTTGTTGACCTGGAGCCACTTCAGTTTCCTCTGGAACAGTCTCACATACAGCTTCTGTCCTGTCACTGAGAGGAAGGAGAGGCAAATTAGCAAGACTGGTTGATGATAAAAATAGTAGACAAAAAATACTAAACGTGTACTACTACATGAAATTCTAttgtacaatgtgattttatattATCTTGTGTTATAAATCATGTTCAAAAACACATTTGCAGAACACTTTCCTGTAGCCTTTATGTATGCATTCATAAAGCCCTTATAACAGCTATATAAAACATAACATTTGTCATAGGACAGTCATGTTTGTTCTATTCTACACACCTGACAGACGCTCAAAGCCGTGTATGGCTGAAAGGTCTTCTTGATTGAACAGCATCCTATCGTCTTCATTCTCCAGCACTGCCTCTAGCACGGTCAGGAAGTTACCCAGGTAGTACGGTAACCGCGGTGACTCGGAATCTTGCTTATcagttcctctgtctgtgtcAGGCTCTGTAGGCTGATCACTGCTACCGGTCACTGTGGAttcttcttgttcttgttctCCTTCTTCCTCTAGTTTTACTTTTCTTCTCTGACGCTCCTCCTCGGGCACCTGTGTGCTGCTCTTCAAAAGAGTGTCACAGTTACCAGTTGAAGATTCTTCTGTTCCGTGTTGCTTatcagctgttgttgttgttgacgtaAGGAGTTTGTTTCTAGTGAGGTCATCATCTGGTTCTTCACCATCTCTCTTCTCACATCTGGCTTTCTTGCTGCGAGTAGACATCCTCTGTGTTTTAACAGAGACCTCCGCTTTCCCTCGTTTCTTCCTCTTGTTCAGTCTGGATGGAGCATAGGACAGAGGTCGCGGGGCCATAGAAACTACCGGAGACAATGATTCTAATTTGAATTCAGATTTggattctaaacattctaaagttTCTTCTCTGCTTTCTACCTGAGGTCTGCCCAGTGAAATAGTACTGTGACTTTCCACTGTGACATTTGTTGTCTCTGTGTCCATTAAGCATGTTGTCTGGTCACCAAACCCCTGAGGGAGGTGGTTCTCCTTCTGAGAGCTGCTCAGGTCCTCAggccttctgtctctctctggggacTCCTGGATGGTGATGATGTCATCAACCTGCGACTGTATGTCCTCAGGGGACTTCAGCCTTTGCTTCAGGCCCCTCCTGGAGAGCTTAGAGGACAGCCTGCTACCTATGTCAATGGGCCTGATTACAGTCTTACTGCTCAT
Encoded here:
- the LOC139407545 gene encoding fanconi-associated nuclease 1 isoform X2, giving the protein MAEKGNKRKQRSLSITKRKGYVSSKDGKKSANACPGTASISSFFNNALPPRLPCPLCGQLVPRFRINQHIDSQCQNFQREDGASMDTASACNIVTTTKLASSHSPSRRASKDHDPDTGPSCSKEEKPQREANTSPYFKKSGASSSSQQVNTREMSSKTVIRPIDIGSRLSSKLSRRGLKQRLKSPEDIQSQVDDIITIQESPERDRRPEDLSSSQKENHLPQGFGDQTTCLMDTETTNVTVESHSTISLGRPQVESREETLECLESKSEFKLESLSPVVSMAPRPLSYAPSRLNKRKKRGKAEVSVKTQRMSTRSKKARCEKRDGEEPDDDLTRNKLLTSTTTTADKQHGTEESSTGNCDTLLKSSTQVPEEERQRRKVKLEEEGEQEQEESTVTGSSDQPTEPDTDRGTDKQDSESPRLPYYLGNFLTVLEAVLENEDDRMLFNQEDLSAIHGFERLSVTGQKLYVRLFQRKLKWLQVNKLNYNEISTDLGPVAQELVEGGFLQTDSDLQELGEVLDLLPAPELRSLAKTFHLGGPGSGTQKHQLVEGLLKLSRQRSLFALAPGQNNIGTVILKRAKQLAGSCVRLHRGPRAVFSRVLLLFSLTDGLEEEETAGGGQGQLYTILLVNSGRLAFPDYTVQRRAKLFLDREDLIRYEAAMRALQEVITAMQTGHWEDALGLYTAAKTTWQETSKTYDLSHQEELPVFLRCFTTGWAYTRILSRGVEVLQRLRCYKEAVKELRSLLSQSVYCPDSRGRWWDRLALNLQQHLKLPEQAISSIRDGLSDPLVRTGHQLSLHQRANRMKESPSYKNYHPVLSDLPTIHVNDVTHVTIRGQLFPHEGGTGKNVFLMPAEEGAEGGYSTVMCSVEELSLAHYRRQGFDQGIHGEGSTFSTLFGLLLWDVIFMEGIPDVFRNPYQPCPLDLFTDCFYGNRREAIETRVQVLCEASIETLHNLMAEAWTNQEGKVCSLVNWERFSSLQRAQSLVSCLGGSFLGGMITRMAKDYRHCRAGLPDLVVWNTSNNTYKLVEVKGPSDKLSQKQQIWLDELQRLGADVEVCHVTATGARGAWLE
- the LOC139407545 gene encoding fanconi-associated nuclease 1 isoform X1; its protein translation is MAEKGNKRKQRSLSITKRKGYVSSKDGKKSANACPGTASISSFFNNALPPRLPCPLCGQLVPRFRINQHIDSQCQNFQREDGASMDTASACNIVTTTKLASSHSPSRRASKDHDPDTGPSCSKEEKPQREANTSPYFKKSGASSSSQQVNTREMSSKTVIRPIDIGSRLSSKLSRRGLKQRLKSPEDIQSQVDDIITIQESPERDRRPEDLSSSQKENHLPQGFGDQTTCLMDTETTNVTVESHSTISLGRPQVESREETLECLESKSEFKLESLSPVVSMAPRPLSYAPSRLNKRKKRGKAEVSVKTQRMSTRSKKARCEKRDGEEPDDDLTRNKLLTSTTTTADKQHGTEESSTGNCDTLLKSSTQVPEEERQRRKVKLEEEGEQEQEESTVTGSSDQPTEPDTDRGTDKQDSESPRLPYYLGNFLTVLEAVLENEDDRMLFNQEDLSAIHGFERLSVTGQKLYVRLFQRKLKWLQVNKLNYNEISTDLGPVAQELVEGGFLQTDSDLQELGEVLDLLPAPELRSLAKTFHLGGPGSGTQKHQLVEGLLKLSRQRSLFALAPGQNNIGTVILKRAKQLAGSCVRLHRGPRAVFSRVLLLFSLTDGLEEEETAGGGQGQLYTILLVNSGRLAFPDYTVQRRAKLFLDREDLIRYEAAMRALQEVITAMQTGHWEDALGLYTAAKTTWQETSKTYDLRCHQEELPVFLRCFTTGWAYTRILSRGVEVLQRLRCYKEAVKELRSLLSQSVYCPDSRGRWWDRLALNLQQHLKLPEQAISSIRDGLSDPLVRTGHQLSLHQRANRMKESPSYKNYHPVLSDLPTIHVNDVTHVTIRGQLFPHEGGTGKNVFLMPAEEGAEGGYSTVMCSVEELSLAHYRRQGFDQGIHGEGSTFSTLFGLLLWDVIFMEGIPDVFRNPYQPCPLDLFTDCFYGNRREAIETRVQVLCEASIETLHNLMAEAWTNQEGKVCSLVNWERFSSLQRAQSLVSCLGGSFLGGMITRMAKDYRHCRAGLPDLVVWNTSNNTYKLVEVKGPSDKLSQKQQIWLDELQRLGADVEVCHVTATGARGAWLE